In the genome of Candidatus Poribacteria bacterium, the window GCTTCGTAAACATCAATTGGCGGCTTCGTATCGTTCAGGATAGATTCCATGAACCCGTCAACAATTCTGCTCTCAGCGACTCCGTGACCACTGTCGTCACTTGTGAAGGGGGTCATCTCTCGGTCGGGAGCGATTCCCCGGAAGTATCCACTCACTATCTCCTTATATTGGCGTTTGCTTTCTAACGCGCCCTTTGTGCCGTAGACGACATACCAATGAAATGCCGGGTAGCGTTCAATCGAGAAGCCACACAGAATCTTGATGACCGCGCCGCTTTCCATCTGAAACAGCCCAACCTCAAGGTCAATTACGCCGAGATCCGGTGCGATGTTAGAGCCGGTATTTAACCCGGTCGCCGCTATGCACCGATCTTCCATCAGGAAAAGTAGAGGGCCAAGGCTATGTGTACAGTATTGGATTGGCGGCATCTTAGCTCGCCACGTCAACGTCCCGTCCTCACGCCGCATCATGCCTCGGCAGTCGTGAATATATTCGGCTTCGGCGTAGATAATTTTCCCAAGTTCGCCGTCACGAATCTGCTCCTTCCATGCGAGGTGCATGTCGCTATAGCAGCAGTTCTCAGCGAGCATATATTTCAAGCCTGTCTTTTCGACAGTTTGAACAACCGCCTCACACTCTGAGAGTGTGTATGCCGCCGGTACTTCACAGAGGACGTGCTTCCCACCTTCCAATGCGGCGATTGTGTGGTCAGCATGTTGCGGCATCTCCGTGCAGATGACCACGATATCCAGATCGTGTCTCAGGAATTCCTCATAATTCGTGTATCTTGACGCATCGACCGGGCAGTCAGTCGCTTCCAATCGAGATGTGTCTGCATCGCACACCGCGACCACCCCCGCTTGAGTTTGATCCGAAAAACGGTCTAGGTATACACGCCCACGCCCTAGCCCCACAACGCCAACCTTTAGGTCCATCAATCTCCTCCTAGGAACAGATAAATCCCATTTCAATGACTGTGCAAGATATGATATGCAGCGATTCCCAGCGACACATGAACGTTCAGCGAAGCCCCCTTACCATACATCGGAATATAGATTGTCATATCGCAGGTAGCGAGGGTTCGCTTTGTCACCCCGTGGTCCT includes:
- a CDS encoding Gfo/Idh/MocA family oxidoreductase — protein: MDLKVGVVGLGRGRVYLDRFSDQTQAGVVAVCDADTSRLEATDCPVDASRYTNYEEFLRHDLDIVVICTEMPQHADHTIAALEGGKHVLCEVPAAYTLSECEAVVQTVEKTGLKYMLAENCCYSDMHLAWKEQIRDGELGKIIYAEAEYIHDCRGMMRREDGTLTWRAKMPPIQYCTHSLGPLLFLMEDRCIAATGLNTGSNIAPDLGVIDLEVGLFQMESGAVIKILCGFSIERYPAFHWYVVYGTKGALESKRQYKEIVSGYFRGIAPDREMTPFTSDDSGHGVAESRIVDGFMESILNDTKPPIDVYEAMDYTAPGICAHLSAERDGAVVPVPDYR